A window of Benincasa hispida cultivar B227 chromosome 9, ASM972705v1, whole genome shotgun sequence genomic DNA:
AGTATATAACATAAGACGGATATCAttaatatcatttttaaatGATATCCTTAATAGGCtactatcaatgatatgaaGGTAATGTTTCCATAAAGTGATATTgttgttgctttttttttttaatataaatgaagaaAGGAAAGATCAAACTATGGGAAAGATCAACATCATCTGCAAAAAAGCCCAAGAGGTTCAAGTTTCATAAtctaatgatattttataaatttatacatTTGTAGTTGTTTATTTCTTATATGTATGTTGGTATATAAACAagaaaatatattgattattcCAAAAAGTGAATGGAGAAACCCATTGAAAGTGAACCATTTCATAACATTAGAAGTCCAATCCAACATAGGAAATTTAGATAAACTATCACTCCAAAAATTTAGAAAAGGTCCTTTTAGGCACTTCTTAgacatgaaaatgaaaatggtgcTCATCCAACTAGTATCACACCCAATCAGAAGGTCATGCACGACTATAAAACAAAACATCTTGGCCTTTAATATAGAAGGAcactttttagaatttggccTTTAAGAATTTTGTTTAATAACAGGTTTGAATTGTGATGACGACCCAATATATGGTTTCTATAGTGAAAAGGAATCAATGGACAACACAATTAGGAACTTCTTCTTCAAGACAAATACGAAAATTGTACGGAGAGAGCTTCAACCTACCTTTAATTTGTTAGGCTTTGATGCCAATATACCCATTGATCTAAGGGTCAAACTTGCCAACTTGTATTTTTTAGAAAGCTTCCTAATTCCTACCCATGGACATAATAAAGTAAGTTAGAATCATCTAAATATGttaaatgatgaagaaaaatttAGATCTTATCCACTGGGGAGggtgtcttttgaacttactaTGAAGTTTTTTAAGGAGGGTGACATCAATAAACCTTCTTCAATTTTTCTCCAAAGATTTTCACTTGCATTGGTTTATTGGGCTTTTAAGGTGATACCAAGACTTCCAACCCTACTATTGGATTTGCATGAAGAATAAGAAGTGTGCTAGCTTTCAAAAAGAGCTAATATTCCTAGTTTAATTTGAGCTCCttagtggattttatgtgtttatttccctattttgtacGTAttgagcaatcaagaggtagaataaATCATTTGGTAAAgaacggggttaatttgaagcaatttggagttaatttgaacattctggcttcaaagaagttgaaaagaccaaaatgccacCAAGTACCACTGAGTATGAGGCagccatcgagtaccatcgagtaccattgaGTAAGAGGCTGTCAAGTAATCAAGAAAATGCTACCGAGTGATCGAGAATCGAGTATCCAGCTGTCAAGCATCGAGTAGCAAGTTTCTGGCAGTGgacgcagcgttgcaacgctattccAAACGTCTCGATGCTCCAAGCTGAATCAACGCCAACATCCCAATGCATCCTGACGCTTCACTCCTACGCTTGAACGCATAAGCATCAGCATTACAACGCTTCtttagagcgttgcaatgctgcgaagAATGACTGTCATGGAGCTGAACGCGTGCGCCACCCAGCGTTGCAATGTCATTCCAAGTGTTGCAACACAGCGATGAATCCTATAATTATATCTCCTCGGCCTAAGTCAAAAGATGTTGAATTTTGAGGGGATTTAGGTCGACTCTTGGAGCTGAAGCATGGAGGCCGAAGTCAggctttctttcttcttctatttcctttaatttttagtgtccttaggttagatttattttattttcggaTAATGAACATATATTGGATTGTATCCCATTAGTTTGTCTATGAATCAATGAAGTAATCTTTCGATTAGTTCTTGGATTAAGCAttctttgtattttgatgaGTTTCCAGTTCAATTTTTATGCTTTAATctagaattatgtttttctttattcttgtttgatttagattttcttttatgtatgGATTGACGTCTCTATCATGTATGCACATCTTCACTAGTTCAATTCAAGCTCGCACGTATTCTTGTATCGTCCATGCTTTAaatttacccttgtagcacAAATAAGataagcatgcttaggttttttTCGGCTATCCATGAATCTTTGCATCGcatgtttaatctagatttgaggaacaaattgattatttgaatatgGATTTCATGAcattaatcaacatagttgaatcctaaatcttaatgcatgtgtttctagttctttctGGTCGTTGAGGACCCAATTGCTTTTAGGAGCATGTAAGTTAGTTAGGGCAAGACTTTCCAACCTCAAATACGAATTAGGACGCTCGATCGATTCGGATTAATTAATCTTCGGGTttatagagattagttaattcatattgattgagtagttatgcatgcataatttgaatatatgatatttgggctgaaaacaatgatttaatttacatcGAATAGGTACTTGATCCGAGAACTAAACGAATCCATTACCGTTTCATATATCCATTGTACTTTACTTTTTACTTgcatattttcaatttcaaaaccaCCAACCAAAACCcagtttttactttttactgtattcaaatttgatttccaagttgCATAATTATCCCTATATAGTTTATCAGACACCAACAATTGTACTAATGTACTTGTCattttgaaacatataaacagattttataagtgaattgaTTTTAAACTCAATCATgtttttagcaaagtaataatatacccaagatttgcaacgatactacagcaagacattcttgactaaacacTATCTCctgaataactcatattctaatagtcatttagctacagttttttgtcagaaattattaactctttagtaattctataagtgtaaccctctaaTTTTAGACCTCAGAAGTCCGATCCCAACGATGCTTCCGAagttggaaagtcaaagttCAAACCGATtttagaaatcctatccatttctagagtttgagttgttccaaatcctatgttaaaaccctTTGAGGGGATAGctatcgttaaacgactagcgagGCCAACTTAAAGATGACAAGCAAGCGCAACATAGGTACCTCACGGTTCAAACCAACagaagagaccataggatatgttgacacatatctttcacccacttactatgaactacttcccccattcactttGATCTTGATCTATGATGaatactttctgaatggaggtcattCCCACATGACACGAAGTGCTGCACGGATCTCATGGTGGAAATTATCTCTGGAtatgagaattgaaatcaataaatcgtatatttgattttctattGAACAACTTTCCCTCATTCACCATGATCAATTCACACAAACCCTTTGCGAATGGAGGTCAttcccaaggtgacacgaagtgtcgcATGAACCTTTCGGTGTGAACATCTTGAGaacatgaaaattttaaaattaaaacgtcatatttgattttaaagtgaacaacttccctcattcaccaaAATCCTgattcatgtaaacactttccaaatggtggtcactcccagggtgacattAAGTGCCACATGAATTTCAATTGTGAACACTTAGcgacatgagagctaaaaataatcatatcatatatgtttaataatctcccattgaagtgttctaacatatcatatatgttatttgattttcactgaagtgttctaatagcatattatatatgttattaaactcccactgaagtgttctaacaatTAAACGAGGTATATGTTTCTTAGGTTTGTtttggctaattaaacaacttaattctaagtgtttatccaagtataacgtcataattggatttaacttacgatgtctaggtgataaagtagttttaaaatctcacatcgctcacgtattagtcataaaaccagttaacaacactcaattattcggccataatccccaggtaggagctGTTCCGtagatcgtcaacttaaatacctctagccttcgacaggattatataccagttgagtttgtaacccgagttttacaagtttaatgacctattttaactattaaaacgagtggttaacctacgtgagcatgcagctgttctttattattaatttaaaatgtctaactcaattttataacaatttaaaaaattttagacatgctaaacatccacaacattcatcaaaggcacttaatatttaatataacatttatattaaataaaataaactctaaacatgtatattatatattataacactttataacatactttcaatgcatatgACATGCTTTctatgatgggattttaaatctacatgacatactgtatgcacatacatgatttatttaattataacatacatcacatgtataaataattaaacacatattgatatggttttagttttggaatTTTCAAGCAAACCAAGACCTAAGAATTACAAAAACTGCAAGAAATAGCTTCAAACCGCTTCCGAACCGcttgaaccgctccaaaccgaacccaaacaGCTTGAACTGGATGTGAACCACCTGAACAGGACAAATCAAAACACTTTTAAAGTTAAACTGAGTCAAGTTTGAAGAAAACTGGCCAAATCGGTTAATCCTCGATGGTCCTCGCTCAGTCAACTGGTCAAACTCATCAAACCAGTTCAAGAATCTCGCTGCTGGACCAAAATCTTGCTCGGTTGAACAGAATCTCACTCCTCattgaaatctcgctcaaactcgatcaaaatctcgctcgaagTCAAAATCTCGAAGGAAATCTCACTAGAACCTCCATAAGAATCTCGCTCGACGCTCAATCAACATCTCCCTCAAACTTGAAATATCGCTCGACGCTCGATCAAATTCTCGCTCGAACTCGAAATCTCGCTCAAATATGAGCAGATGCTGAAAAACTGGTTCTTgttgctcgaccttcttcacttctttcttcaattacaacttaatttcaactctaataactccaaataaattaaaaactcttaagcacacatataagtttatcaagcaagagccaattacaaatttaatcaaggaatcaaagagaaattaaatacaaaaactcaaaaaaccaaaaaaatgtaccattttcatatatctcatgaaaaacacccactatacaaaaattaaaccaaattgaatgcttaaatgatgctctgatactaattggaAAAGTATAtaagcatgcagcggaagcaaaaaagatcaataagcattctaattcatcaattttggctataaataaagcatgctcatacaataacaaAAGGGTTTCAAGTCATGCCTTTGTAGAAACTTTTGAATCAcgaattcagctgcaaatcttctccaaatcttcttgtgaaccacctcaaggtcttgtctactattctcttggggccttagattgagttgtgtgactcaaaataagcttgaatggaGGGATTTTGAAGAAGAAACTCACCGTAGaaacttgaagaacacttcttcaacctcttgagttttcaacaaaacttcagcaagtacaaaaaaatttcattatcGAATTTCATTTCAATCTTCTCTTTTTATTGCAGGACAATCATGTAATGGAGATTGCTACATGAGGAACACCTCATGTTTGGAAGATTGAATCAATCAGAAGTGGTCTTTGAGTGATCTCCTTGGTTGAAGAAAGTGGAATTCTcccactttttatttttcaatctttCCCAATTTgtgttttataaattgatttctaaaatcaatttagttttcaaattaaaaactttattaattttacaaaattaatttcataaattagttttctaataaaattaataataaataattaattaaataatttaattaattctaattaatttaatatcaaatattaaatcaattttacacaaatttcaccttcatgaatccttattaatgaatttaatatttaagtcatatttaaatattaattgattcccCAATTCCATTGAgtatcaaaattaaacgcgtaattataacacatataattactaattcccttaattttaatttgaacatttcaaattaacttatcacgctactcaaaggctaatccatttacgatctagggacctatagattatgggttccaatgatccgagattaattgactaagcTTTTTACActaaattaatccccattcattaactaatgggtcactccactaatgcccatagttgcactccacttattgtagatatattatatccacgcgatataactatgattaataagttaatccttcagaagttgttcataataatggttgggtcaaatgtctgttttacccccaatattaccttttgttccttaagttctactgattctcaaatgaacaattggtttgtgatccgatgaaaaatcgagtccctcttgggccaatgagaaggtggggccccttgttcaagacctggaatcagcacttaagggaacagcTTCTCTATATccttaaaagcgggtaggagagATTCGATCTTGCagcctatgtctccagctatctacccggtcttacccttgaaattgaggtttattgagctggcgtTGTTGAActaaccttcacctatgcaaatctaaggatgatcctaaataaacagaagttcatagttagctcaggattaaggtcaagttacctaggtcatcgttttgaaatagtcagtcttaaatagtaaacagtgttataaagtaagagtgactaattttgtggtccgatcctGTACAAAtccattgcataggacacccctactcctcatgttataacatgtatgaatttggatcacatcgtctgtagcactttacaactcttcgtaacaactacagagtgggtcgcatccaatagtgttaccagaataaggcacccaacctcattcatatactatagaccattttgactatttactcgaacctggtccacttttatgtctccacataaagttcaagtactcatgtaatagtcatggatattttagtttattggatttatttctaaaacaaaataaccaattcatatatattaaataacaacttattgaattttcaaaataaatttattgtttacaaaccacgagttttagaacataaaacccaacaaaaaagtATACTAACATAAATGATATATGCATGTAGACTGATGTTAAAACTACTGAGGACAAGGAGGCTGAAGAAAATAAGGTTCAAGAAAATGAAGACAATGAGGCTCAAGAGAATGACCAACAGAAACAAGATAATGAAAATGTTGAATTGCAAGATGAAGAGAAAGATCTTGTAGATGAAGAGaaagatcaagaagaaaaaatagataaagataaggaagaggaagaaaaggtAGATAAAgaacatataataaaaaaaatggaatgatAAAAAAAGGATAAGTATTGATTGATTGATGTTTTGAAGTGTAGGGTTagcatgctatcagtgatgacATACTATTGATAGCCTTTAATCTCTAATAACatactatcaatgataacaTCTATCACTTATAGTACAAATGATAGGAagctttatttactttaccGATAGCGTATTGATAGATATCatgttattttttgtttcatgATTTCAGGTTGCTGAAATGACTCttagaaagagtccaaaaaagTATAGACCAAAGGTTGCAACTAAAAATATGGACGAGTTTGTTGTTGAGAATAGGCCGAAGAGACAAACAGAACTAACcaagaaaattttggagaatacaagaaatataaaaagagACAAAAAGAAGGTCCTTCCAAAGGTGTCTCCCAAGGTGTCTCCAAGCAAAATTACAAGGCATTCTCCAATATGGAAGGATGATGCTCCAAGCtttaatatcaaaatatcaCAACTTTGATCGTAGTGTTTCTTCAACAATAGATAGACTTTTATTTGACAATGGATCAATGCTTATGATTTTGTTTGAAATTAGATTGTTATTTTAcaagatattattattttaaattgcatattgttcaattttgtatcttttAGAATTGAAATTGATATAGTTACAACTTTCAATTTATTTCGGATTAATCCATGTTTCAAACATTAAACAcagcttctatcactaatagcatgacATCAGTAATAGGCATGCTATCAGTtatagaagctatcactgatagcttttGTGTATTACTAATGCCAAAATGCTTATCTTTTAGTATTGTTActtttattgaaataaattcTTGGTGAGAGAAGACATTTATTTCATTTGGATATTCAGATAGTTAAAGTGGATGAAATAAATTCTTCAAAAATTAAACACTGATATATTCCATTAAACACTTGagatcagtgatagaagctattacTAGTAGCCTGATATCAGTCatagaagctatcattgatatataTCAATATAGAGAAATATCAAAAGTTTCTTTCCTGTGGCTAAAGAAAATGCAATCAAAATAAAATCATCATATTGGCTAAGGAATATAGATTTATCAACTACAAAGTCTGTTTCTCTGGCTATCATTGATCAATTGACAAACATTAGTAAGAAAACAAGTTGTCTCACTATCTACCATTGATAAATTGACAAACATCAGTAACAAAAAAAGTTGTCTCACTAACTATCGttgataaattgaaaaacatCAGAAACAGAACAAGCTTCTTCATTAACAATTGGTGGCAATTTGCATGTCCTTCAATTATGGCCGGGACAAGGACATCGATTGCACTTCAAGCTGCTTTTGTTTCCACCAATCGACAATATTCTTTGTTTTCGTGGTCGTTTAGCTAGACGTTTAACTAATGGAGGTAATACATTCACACCAACATCAACGAATCTTCAGTCAGAATGATTACCAATAAGTTGATAACAGTGTACTAAAAGAGTAATAGTCCGACATAAAAgcatatatatctaaatttagccAACAAATAATAGCACAAGTATGAGCTCATGGAAACTCCACAAAATCCCAAACACGTCAAATGCATGATTTAGAGGCCAAATTTACCACAAAATGATTGTCTTCATcaactgtaaaaaaaaatataatcgaGAAAATGTAATCAACTTGGTGAATTAATGGCATGTCATCAAatactaaaatataaataaaaatgtaagtGATATCATCACTACCTGATgaaatgtttataaaaaaaatatttgtgatTTCAAGCTATCAGTGAttgtttctatcactgataacatgttatcaatcacaaagctatcactgataaattgAAATTAGTGATTTCTTCTACATTAATTGTTAATTTTGTACCTTGAAACTTCTTAATTGACTGTGTTGCCCTCGTAACTAAGAATCTATCTAATTAGTCAAAACGATCTTCATTGATAATGCAGATTGaccttttttcttaaaatcaattttgaagtATTTCTCGAATGGAATCAAGTAGCGATGCAACAAAGAACTCTCTATGCGAAATATTATTCAAGAACTCCGAAATATTTGTGGTCATGATATTATACCTTCTTCTCCTAGAATATGCATATGCCAAATTCTCAAAACCAACTTTACTGAGATATTCCCGAATAGTAGGATATGTCGATTCCATCCGTTTcatataaaactcaaacttatCAATTGTATAAGCACTACTACAAAACTGGGCTTTAATGtttgtttaaaactgacatcaTAAGGGTACAATGTTGGTTGAAAATCGACACCGAAGATCGtattataaaaggtctttaatatcggttgatAACCAAGATTTCAATGCCAATTATCTTTATTATcagttttcaaccgacattgaatactatcttcaatgtcggttttcaaccgacattgaacattatctttaatgtcggttttcacTTACTTTTTATCGATAACTGTCTGTAACTAAATGTCTATCATGgttttgttattaaaaaaaaaaaagatacataTATACTCTTTTTTCCTTAAGAATGtgcaaatcaataatatttttcttttatcggtacatgcacaaaataaattcttaattaCTATTATATATACAACTCAACTTTAAACAAACAccaaaattaactaattcataacaaagaaagtgacaaattgtttaaCTAACCTATCAACACGTTATTGACCAATATATACATAAAACTCTAAAGTCTGAAGATCTAGAGAGTTGGTTGTCTACTTTGGAGGGTTATATAGATACATCcagcaaaaagaaaagaaaaaaactaaaataatcatgcaactaaactaaaataattgcGCAACTAAATCTCATCATACCAACAAAATCTTGCTGATCTGGAGGAttttcctacaaaaaaaaaaaaaaaaacatgcatttTCTTAGCATATCGAAAACTATAGTTAAAAAGTAAACATCACTGTAAAAGTTCAATAGATTATTTATCATGGTGTTTTTACTAACtaagatattttaaaatttcttcttcatttctttagaaaaatttataaatttacaaACTCAAATAACTTAATGAAaaccataaacaaattttatgaaACCAAACAATTAAGCTTGTCAAATCTATGAGAAAAAGACACTAGTACAAAATTGGGCTATAGTAGCCATGAacaattttaacaatttaagccatgaaaaatttaaaaatttaacaaCCCAAGCATGGAAATAAGAAATTGATATCAAAACCAAAGACAAAACTAAAAACATGAAGCGGTGAATTATCAACAACAAGACTATTTATAAGCCTTATGTtccaatattaaaa
This region includes:
- the LOC120084603 gene encoding myb-like protein X — encoded protein: MPPSTTEYEAAIEYHRTDVKTTEDKEAEENKVQENEDNEAQENDQQKQDNENVELQDEEKDLVDEEKDQEEKIDKDKEEEEKVAEMTLRKSPKKYRPKVATKNMDEFVVENRPKRQTELTKKILENTRNIKRDKKKVLPKVSPKVSPSKITRHSPIWKDDAPSFNIKISQL